A genomic stretch from Vibrio neptunius includes:
- the cobO gene encoding cob(I)yrinic acid a,c-diamide adenosyltransferase: MPDQNSKQERHKARQQKVKQQIDAKVAAAQEEKGLLLVITGNGKGKSTSGFGTIARAVGHGLKCSVAQFIKGTWDNGERNLLEKLGVEFQVMATGFTWETQNKTTDTEAAQKVWQECKRMLTDESIDVVLFDELTYMVSYGYVELDEVVEALNKRPKMQSVVITGRGAHRTLIEMADTVSEVKNVKHAFESGVKALKGVDW; the protein is encoded by the coding sequence ATGCCTGATCAAAATTCAAAGCAAGAACGACATAAAGCGCGTCAGCAAAAAGTAAAACAGCAAATCGACGCAAAAGTAGCGGCTGCTCAGGAAGAAAAAGGTTTGCTACTGGTCATCACGGGTAACGGCAAAGGTAAATCCACTTCCGGATTTGGTACTATTGCCCGTGCTGTAGGTCATGGCCTCAAGTGTTCCGTCGCCCAGTTTATTAAGGGGACATGGGACAACGGTGAGCGTAATTTGCTAGAGAAGCTCGGGGTTGAATTCCAAGTGATGGCGACGGGTTTTACTTGGGAAACTCAGAATAAGACCACCGATACTGAAGCCGCACAAAAAGTCTGGCAAGAGTGTAAACGAATGCTGACCGATGAATCTATCGATGTGGTTCTGTTCGATGAACTCACTTATATGGTCAGCTACGGTTACGTTGAGCTTGACGAAGTCGTAGAAGCATTGAACAAGCGCCCCAAAATGCAATCCGTGGTGATCACTGGTCGTGGCGCACATCGCACTTTGATCGAAATGGCAGATACTGTCTCTGAAGTGAAGAACGTTAAGCATGCCTTTGAGTCCGGAGTGAAGGCACTTAAGGGTGTTGATTGGTAA
- the folM gene encoding dihydromonapterin reductase — protein sequence MKGTVVITGVGKRLGLALAQDFLANEYRVVGTYRTVYPELESLQAQGADLHQVDFYHQQSIDAFIQYLNNEYAQLRCIIHNASDWYPDKPADSSNHAQILQKMMAIHVSAPYQMNLALQGLLNQGPDSSDIIHISDYVAEKGSKKHAAYAASKAALNNLTLSFSAMLAPNIKVNTISPALIKFNQHDDEAYKRKALAKALIPREAGFEEIVEAVRFILSSKYMTGRNIHLDGGRHLK from the coding sequence ATGAAAGGAACGGTAGTGATCACGGGCGTTGGTAAAAGATTGGGGTTAGCCTTAGCACAAGATTTTCTTGCTAATGAGTACAGGGTCGTTGGTACTTATCGTACCGTCTACCCTGAGCTCGAATCTTTGCAAGCGCAAGGGGCCGATTTACATCAGGTTGACTTCTATCATCAACAAAGCATTGATGCCTTTATTCAATACCTCAACAATGAATACGCCCAGCTAAGGTGCATTATTCACAATGCTTCAGACTGGTACCCTGATAAGCCAGCGGATTCTAGTAATCACGCTCAGATATTACAAAAAATGATGGCGATTCATGTCAGCGCCCCGTATCAAATGAACTTGGCACTGCAAGGCTTACTTAATCAGGGGCCAGACAGTAGTGACATTATCCACATCAGTGATTATGTCGCTGAAAAAGGCAGCAAAAAGCACGCAGCCTATGCGGCAAGTAAAGCTGCGCTCAATAACCTAACACTTTCATTCTCAGCTATGTTAGCGCCAAATATTAAGGTGAACACCATTTCCCCAGCCCTGATCAAGTTTAATCAGCATGATGATGAAGCCTACAAACGAAAGGCCCTCGCCAAAGCGCTCATCCCCAGAGAAGCAGGCTTTGAAGAGATAGTAGAAGCCGTTCGTTTTATCCTGTCTAGCAAATACATGACTGGCAGGAATATCCATCTCGATGGTGGTAGACATTTGAAATGA
- the folE gene encoding GTP cyclohydrolase I FolE, with the protein MISPEAHKVQQALIARGLETPLVPSDMTSDEKYHRIRGLLTEVVSTLGLDLTDDSLSETPHRIAKMYVHEIFSGLEYQNFPKISVIENKMAVDEMVKVSDVNLTSTCEHHFITIDGLAQVAYIPDNKILGLSKINRIVRFFAQRPQVQERLTQQVLVAIQTLTETENVAVSIKATHYCVKSRGVMDTSSETSTTALGGIFKTNPQTRAEFLG; encoded by the coding sequence ATGATTTCACCAGAAGCGCACAAAGTACAACAAGCGTTAATCGCACGGGGGTTGGAAACGCCACTCGTTCCATCCGACATGACGTCAGATGAAAAGTACCATCGTATTCGAGGCTTACTTACTGAAGTAGTCAGTACATTAGGGCTGGACCTTACCGACGACAGCTTGTCTGAAACCCCCCACCGCATTGCAAAAATGTACGTGCATGAGATTTTCTCTGGTCTGGAATACCAAAACTTTCCCAAGATCAGTGTGATTGAAAACAAAATGGCCGTGGATGAGATGGTCAAAGTATCAGATGTGAACCTCACATCGACCTGCGAGCACCATTTTATTACTATCGACGGCCTAGCTCAGGTCGCCTACATACCAGACAACAAGATCTTGGGGTTGTCAAAAATCAATCGTATCGTACGCTTCTTTGCACAGCGTCCACAGGTACAAGAGCGTCTCACTCAGCAGGTCTTAGTCGCGATTCAGACCCTAACGGAAACAGAAAATGTTGCGGTGTCGATAAAAGCAACGCACTACTGCGTCAAGTCTCGAGGTGTAATGGACACCAGCTCGGAAACATCGACTACGGCACTGGGCGGTATTTTCAAAACCAATCCACAGACCCGTGCGGAGTTTTTAGGATGA
- the folX gene encoding dihydroneopterin triphosphate 2'-epimerase, which produces MNHNAIITITNLRLRTYIGFNEEEKTKQQDIIINAEIHYPANKLCLEDNIDNALNYKTICKGIIHHVENGRFLLLEKLTSDVLGICVDHPWVSYAQVKIDKPHALRFADSVSLTLNYKAEAGEQA; this is translated from the coding sequence ATGAATCACAATGCCATAATAACAATCACCAATCTCAGACTTCGTACCTATATTGGGTTCAACGAAGAAGAGAAAACCAAGCAGCAAGACATCATTATCAACGCAGAAATTCACTACCCGGCTAACAAACTGTGCTTAGAAGACAATATTGACAACGCTTTGAATTACAAGACCATCTGTAAAGGCATTATTCACCACGTCGAAAACGGCCGTTTCTTACTGCTGGAAAAGTTGACCAGTGATGTTCTTGGGATCTGTGTCGATCACCCTTGGGTCTCATATGCTCAAGTAAAAATCGACAAACCTCATGCTTTGAGATTTGCAGACTCTGTTTCTCTGACCTTGAACTACAAAGCAGAAGCAGGAGAGCAAGCATGA
- the folK gene encoding 2-amino-4-hydroxy-6-hydroxymethyldihydropteridine diphosphokinase — protein MHYVTVSIGSNIDREFHVSQALNALEHFFAPLTVSNLYDCVPVGFKGENFLNLVVGFECSQSVSELANILRQIEDDSGRVRIGEKFASRTLDLDILTFDDLVGIIDGVELPRGEITENAFVLRPLADIIPDDIHPLTTKTYAQLWREYDKDTQQVKKTDHIWHKSSLKRA, from the coding sequence ATGCATTACGTTACCGTCAGTATTGGCAGCAACATCGACAGAGAGTTTCACGTTAGTCAAGCGTTGAACGCACTTGAGCACTTTTTCGCGCCTCTGACCGTTTCCAACCTTTACGACTGTGTTCCTGTGGGTTTTAAAGGCGAAAACTTCCTCAATTTAGTCGTAGGATTTGAGTGCTCTCAATCCGTAAGCGAACTAGCAAACATACTCAGACAGATTGAAGATGATAGTGGTCGCGTAAGAATTGGAGAGAAATTCGCCTCCAGAACACTGGATCTCGACATACTTACTTTCGATGATCTGGTCGGTATCATTGATGGCGTAGAACTCCCACGAGGAGAAATTACTGAAAACGCCTTTGTACTTCGCCCGCTTGCAGACATTATCCCTGATGATATCCATCCACTCACAACAAAGACCTATGCACAACTTTGGAGAGAGTACGACAAAGACACTCAACAGGTAAAAAAGACTGATCACATATGGCATAAATCATCACTAAAGCGTGCTTAG
- a CDS encoding low molecular weight phosphotyrosine protein phosphatase, whose translation MKNRNKPSILVVCMGNICRSPTGEAILRAKAEQMGVDVEVDSAGTIGYHQGNPPDPRSQAAGEQRGYSFQGIRSRQVVDNDFEYFDLILAADKDNLADLKAQCPLQHQGKIRLFLSFGEAAEEEIPDPYYGGDKGFELVLDLIEEASEKLLRSL comes from the coding sequence ATGAAAAATCGAAATAAACCATCAATACTTGTCGTGTGTATGGGGAACATTTGTCGTTCTCCAACCGGAGAAGCGATTCTGCGAGCGAAAGCAGAGCAAATGGGCGTAGATGTCGAAGTCGATTCGGCTGGTACCATTGGCTACCACCAAGGTAACCCTCCAGATCCCCGCTCGCAAGCTGCGGGAGAACAAAGAGGTTACTCATTTCAAGGGATTCGTTCTCGCCAAGTGGTCGATAACGATTTTGAGTATTTCGATCTGATTTTAGCAGCGGATAAAGACAACTTAGCCGATTTAAAAGCACAATGCCCTTTACAGCATCAAGGTAAGATCCGGCTGTTTCTTAGTTTTGGCGAAGCCGCTGAAGAAGAAATCCCAGATCCTTATTACGGTGGAGACAAGGGATTTGAATTGGTGCTGGACTTGATCGAAGAAGCGTCAGAAAAGCTTCTTCGGTCCCTTTAG
- a CDS encoding SDR family oxidoreductase: MDIKSAVILITSAGSQLGSTLATHFASLGATVILCDKSAVQLNETFVRCKAISPDIYQYALPDHSMDSIHSLFRFIDQSVHQSPNVLINALTSQAMPKLFDERAGDVFTQHLSLMAATLFSFGQATAEKMRQDKKNGVIVNVIAHANYHDLSGFENATSMVAGFTQSWAKELTPFNIRVGGVVPCYEQEETQWAEIHDELIRNTEYIVSNDYFSGRVMAA; this comes from the coding sequence ATGGATATAAAAAGTGCCGTGATTTTAATCACTTCGGCAGGCTCACAGCTTGGTAGTACACTCGCTACGCACTTTGCTTCACTAGGTGCCACCGTCATTTTATGCGACAAAAGTGCAGTGCAATTGAACGAAACCTTCGTGCGTTGTAAAGCCATTTCCCCTGATATATATCAATATGCTTTGCCAGATCATTCCATGGATTCTATCCACTCACTGTTCAGATTTATTGATCAATCGGTTCATCAATCACCCAATGTGTTGATCAATGCGTTGACCAGTCAGGCGATGCCCAAGCTCTTTGATGAGCGGGCCGGAGATGTTTTTACGCAGCATTTATCTCTAATGGCCGCAACATTGTTTAGCTTTGGCCAAGCTACGGCAGAAAAAATGCGTCAAGACAAAAAAAATGGCGTGATTGTAAATGTGATTGCTCACGCGAATTACCATGATTTATCAGGGTTTGAGAACGCAACCTCTATGGTTGCCGGCTTTACTCAGAGCTGGGCTAAAGAACTCACGCCGTTTAACATTCGCGTCGGTGGTGTGGTCCCTTGCTACGAACAAGAAGAAACACAGTGGGCTGAAATCCACGATGAACTGATCCGCAATACAGAATACATTGTCTCAAACGATTATTTCAGCGGCCGCGTGATGGCCGCCTAA
- the sodB gene encoding superoxide dismutase [Fe], which translates to MAFELPALPYAKDALEPHISAETLDFHHGKHHNTYVVKLNGLIPGTEFEGKSLEDIIKTSTGGVFNNAAQIWNHTFYWHCLAPNAGGEPTGAVADAINAAFGSFEEFKAKFTDSAINNFGSSWTWLVKKADGSLEIVNTSNAATPLTEEGTTPLLTVDLWEHAYYIDYRNVRPDYMNGFWALVNWDFVAENLAK; encoded by the coding sequence ATGGCATTTGAACTACCAGCTCTTCCTTACGCAAAAGACGCACTAGAACCACATATCTCAGCAGAGACTCTAGATTTCCACCACGGTAAACACCACAACACTTACGTCGTTAAGTTGAACGGTCTTATCCCAGGCACAGAGTTCGAAGGTAAATCACTAGAAGACATCATCAAGACTTCTACTGGCGGTGTATTCAACAACGCTGCACAGATCTGGAACCACACGTTCTACTGGCACTGTCTAGCGCCAAACGCAGGTGGCGAGCCAACAGGTGCTGTTGCAGACGCAATCAATGCTGCATTCGGTTCTTTCGAAGAGTTCAAAGCAAAATTCACAGACTCTGCTATCAACAACTTCGGTTCTTCTTGGACTTGGTTAGTTAAGAAAGCTGATGGCTCTCTAGAGATCGTAAACACGTCTAACGCAGCGACACCTCTAACAGAAGAAGGTACAACGCCACTTCTTACTGTTGACCTGTGGGAACACGCTTACTACATCGATTACCGTAACGTTCGTCCAGACTACATGAATGGTTTCTGGGCACTAGTTAACTGGGACTTCGTAGCAGAAAACCTAGCTAAATAA
- a CDS encoding Grx4 family monothiol glutaredoxin: METIDKIKQQIEENAILLYMKGSPKLPSCGFSSQASQALMACGEKFAYVDILQNPDIRAELPAYAQWPTFPQLWVEGELIGGCDIIIEMFQKGELQPLIKEAAERAGTDEE; this comes from the coding sequence ATGGAAACCATCGACAAAATCAAACAACAAATCGAAGAGAACGCTATCCTTCTTTACATGAAAGGTTCTCCAAAGCTACCTAGCTGCGGCTTCTCATCTCAGGCATCACAAGCACTAATGGCGTGTGGTGAAAAGTTCGCTTACGTAGATATTCTACAAAACCCAGATATCCGTGCTGAGCTACCTGCCTACGCACAATGGCCGACATTCCCACAACTTTGGGTTGAAGGTGAGCTGATTGGTGGTTGTGACATCATTATTGAGATGTTCCAGAAAGGTGAACTTCAGCCTCTGATCAAAGAAGCAGCCGAGCGCGCTGGTACGGATGAAGAATAA
- a CDS encoding DNA topoisomerase III, which translates to MTRLFIAEKPSLGRAIAAALPNPQKKDQGFIRCGNGDVVTWCIGHLLEQVEPDAYDDRYKKWNLADLPIVPEHWQLRPRKSASKQLTVVKKLLKEASEIVHAGDPDREGQLLVDEVLDYCKVSKTKKEATQRLLISDLNLPAVKRALNQMRSNREFIPLSVSALARSRADWLYGMNMSRAYTLLGQKAGYQGVLSVGRVQTPVLGLVVRRDEEIENFVPRDYFTLHALIPYQDGNSAFDIRARWKPSEACKPWQDEEGRVLNRKLVENVANRITNQPAKVVESEQKQTKQSAPLPYSLSALQIDAAKRFGMSAQQVLDTCQSLYEKHKLITYPRSDCRYLPMEHYGQANSVCDAISNNCNELGQAVHGADLSLKSKAWNDKKVDAHHAIIPTPKKASVNALSGNEMKIYQQIARQYLMQFYPAAVYAEAKLVFDIAGGTFIAKGRQLVSAGWKALMGKVDDDDTGVDAVPPLDEGTVLTCREGEIKDRKTEPPKHFTEATLLQAMTGIARFVEDKELKKILKETDGLGTEATRAGILDTLFKRQLLQRQGKTILSSPAGRGLVHALPSESTYPDMTAHWEHQLQGMAERNQAYSPFMQALQTRIDGLMQQVKGGEVPESLRHLPKVERPAFKRKRRSSSKAGGQKRATTRRKSS; encoded by the coding sequence ATGACACGTCTGTTTATTGCTGAAAAACCGAGTTTGGGTCGAGCTATCGCTGCGGCCCTGCCTAATCCGCAGAAGAAAGATCAAGGCTTTATTCGTTGTGGCAATGGCGACGTAGTGACGTGGTGTATTGGTCACTTGCTAGAGCAGGTAGAACCAGACGCCTACGATGATAGATATAAAAAATGGAATCTGGCTGATTTGCCAATCGTTCCAGAACACTGGCAATTACGTCCTCGCAAGTCGGCCTCTAAACAGCTGACAGTGGTTAAGAAACTGCTCAAAGAGGCGTCTGAAATTGTTCATGCTGGCGATCCGGATCGTGAAGGCCAGTTGTTGGTGGATGAAGTGTTGGATTACTGCAAAGTCAGTAAGACGAAAAAAGAAGCCACGCAACGCTTATTGATTAGCGACCTCAACTTACCAGCAGTTAAACGCGCGCTGAATCAGATGCGCAGTAACCGCGAGTTTATTCCTCTTTCGGTTTCCGCTCTTGCTCGCTCCCGAGCTGACTGGCTGTATGGGATGAATATGTCCCGCGCTTATACGCTACTGGGGCAAAAAGCGGGCTATCAGGGGGTGTTGTCAGTCGGCAGAGTTCAGACGCCCGTGCTTGGGTTGGTGGTTCGTCGTGATGAAGAGATCGAGAACTTCGTTCCTCGTGACTATTTTACCTTACATGCCTTGATCCCCTATCAGGATGGCAATAGTGCGTTTGATATCCGTGCTCGCTGGAAACCGAGTGAAGCATGTAAGCCTTGGCAAGATGAAGAGGGGCGGGTTCTCAATCGTAAACTGGTCGAGAACGTTGCCAATCGCATTACGAATCAGCCTGCCAAGGTGGTCGAGTCGGAGCAAAAACAAACTAAGCAATCGGCTCCTTTACCTTATTCTCTCTCTGCGTTACAGATTGACGCAGCCAAGCGTTTTGGCATGAGTGCTCAACAGGTCTTAGATACCTGCCAATCTTTGTATGAAAAGCACAAGCTCATTACTTACCCTAGGTCAGATTGCCGATACCTGCCGATGGAACATTATGGACAGGCCAACAGTGTCTGCGATGCGATTTCGAATAACTGTAACGAGTTAGGTCAGGCGGTTCATGGCGCTGATTTAAGCCTCAAATCCAAAGCATGGAATGATAAAAAAGTGGACGCGCACCACGCGATCATTCCCACGCCTAAAAAGGCTTCCGTAAATGCGCTGTCAGGCAATGAGATGAAAATCTATCAGCAAATTGCTCGCCAGTATCTAATGCAGTTTTATCCAGCGGCGGTTTATGCAGAGGCGAAGCTGGTGTTTGACATTGCTGGCGGGACTTTTATTGCCAAAGGTCGCCAGCTTGTTTCGGCTGGCTGGAAAGCGTTGATGGGAAAAGTGGATGATGACGACACGGGCGTTGACGCGGTTCCCCCGCTTGATGAAGGCACAGTACTGACTTGTCGCGAAGGCGAGATCAAAGACCGTAAGACTGAGCCACCTAAGCACTTTACTGAAGCGACTTTACTGCAAGCGATGACAGGCATTGCCCGTTTTGTTGAAGACAAAGAGCTGAAAAAAATCCTCAAAGAAACCGATGGCCTAGGTACCGAAGCGACTCGCGCAGGGATTTTGGATACGCTGTTTAAGCGTCAACTGCTGCAACGACAGGGTAAAACTATCCTCAGTTCACCAGCGGGAAGAGGGCTAGTGCATGCATTGCCTTCCGAGTCGACTTATCCTGATATGACGGCACATTGGGAGCATCAGCTTCAAGGAATGGCTGAACGTAATCAAGCCTACAGCCCATTTATGCAGGCATTGCAAACGCGTATTGACGGTTTAATGCAGCAAGTCAAAGGCGGCGAAGTGCCTGAGTCGCTGCGTCATCTTCCTAAGGTGGAACGACCTGCCTTTAAGCGTAAGCGGAGAAGCAGTTCGAAAGCTGGTGGTCAGAAACGTGCGACCACGCGTCGTAAGAGCAGTTAA
- a CDS encoding helix-turn-helix transcriptional regulator has translation MAHQFQITEFRAQHLQALRNVTIHSPSIIQILSGNKRLFWHEESVTLTPDSLILCSAASSWNFANLPEKGPFLSRVFSFHYLPGQEMLDLSESTARSSSHSYYLVDKPTRDTLNTLATVNLKASSPRTQQYWLMPLYQQLAEQGVLHKIFRSAQASLTQTITQYLSIAPADDHSLEGVADHFGMSRATLIRKLKKEGSQYRQLLAQVRLNHALQLMQKHPYDGYQLAQMCGYQSEERFRQRFREKFGVTPREYQRTIGNEH, from the coding sequence ATGGCTCACCAATTTCAGATCACTGAGTTTCGTGCCCAGCACTTACAAGCTTTGAGAAATGTGACGATTCACTCCCCTAGCATCATCCAGATTTTATCCGGCAACAAAAGACTGTTCTGGCATGAAGAGTCTGTGACGCTAACGCCTGACTCGCTCATACTGTGCAGCGCAGCCAGCTCATGGAACTTTGCCAATCTTCCAGAAAAAGGGCCATTCCTATCACGAGTGTTTAGCTTCCACTATTTACCTGGTCAGGAAATGCTCGACTTGAGCGAAAGTACCGCTCGCTCATCGAGTCACTCTTACTACTTGGTCGACAAACCAACCAGAGACACACTCAATACACTTGCAACAGTTAACTTAAAGGCGAGCAGTCCCCGCACTCAGCAGTATTGGTTAATGCCGCTTTATCAGCAGTTGGCAGAACAAGGCGTTCTGCATAAAATTTTTCGCTCTGCCCAAGCATCACTGACACAAACTATCACCCAATACCTTTCCATCGCTCCAGCAGACGATCACTCTCTTGAAGGCGTCGCTGATCATTTTGGTATGAGCCGGGCAACGCTGATCCGAAAGCTCAAAAAAGAAGGCAGTCAGTATCGGCAATTACTGGCGCAGGTGCGCCTTAACCATGCATTGCAATTGATGCAAAAACATCCATATGATGGCTACCAGTTAGCGCAAATGTGCGGTTATCAGTCTGAGGAACGCTTCCGTCAGCGCTTTAGAGAAAAGTTTGGCGTCACACCAAGAGAGTATCAACGAACTATCGGCAATGAGCATTAA
- a CDS encoding YbhB/YbcL family Raf kinase inhibitor-like protein, with amino-acid sequence MKATTLALMTAGLMLSGNTFAFDLTSQDIQEGHPMEKTFEFAGWGCSGDNLSPQLSWQSAPKGTKSFAITAYDPDAPTESGFWHWIALDIPAGVSQLPRGADISKLGGLETRIDYGTKGFGGACPPAGDGMHRYQFTVWALPKAKLELGEDTPAAVVGFTLNSIAIAKTTLTATYTR; translated from the coding sequence ATGAAAGCCACCACATTAGCACTAATGACAGCAGGCTTGATGCTGTCAGGCAACACATTCGCCTTTGATCTAACCAGTCAGGATATTCAGGAAGGTCACCCAATGGAGAAGACCTTCGAGTTTGCTGGCTGGGGATGCTCAGGTGATAATTTGTCGCCGCAGTTAAGCTGGCAAAGCGCACCAAAGGGTACCAAGAGCTTCGCCATTACGGCTTACGACCCAGATGCGCCGACCGAAAGTGGCTTCTGGCATTGGATTGCACTCGATATTCCTGCTGGCGTCAGTCAGCTACCTAGAGGGGCAGATATCAGCAAACTAGGTGGCTTAGAAACCCGTATTGACTATGGCACCAAAGGCTTTGGTGGCGCTTGTCCACCTGCGGGTGATGGTATGCATCGTTATCAGTTCACGGTTTGGGCACTACCAAAAGCGAAGCTGGAATTGGGTGAGGATACACCGGCGGCTGTGGTTGGCTTTACCCTTAATAGCATCGCAATAGCGAAAACGACGCTGACAGCGACCTATACCCGCTAA
- a CDS encoding SDR family oxidoreductase, producing MKTVLITGANRGIGLSLVKNYLAQGWQVHATYRSEKSSQELLELEGDNLTCHPFDVTDYQGLSEFANALPALDVLINNAGYYGPKGYSFGHTDIDEWRKVLEINTIAPLKLVEALFPNLQRGQLKKIACLSSKVGSMTENTSGGGYIYRSSKAALNSVVKSLSNDLSSQGFTVLALHPGWVQTEMGGPNALIDTQTSAAGLVEVIESADISRSGKFINYDGSALPW from the coding sequence ATGAAAACGGTTCTAATCACCGGAGCTAACCGTGGTATCGGGCTGAGCTTAGTCAAAAACTATCTTGCTCAAGGCTGGCAGGTTCACGCAACCTATCGCTCAGAGAAAAGCTCGCAGGAGCTCCTTGAGCTGGAAGGTGACAACCTGACGTGTCATCCGTTCGACGTGACGGATTATCAAGGTCTCAGTGAGTTCGCCAACGCTCTACCAGCACTTGATGTACTGATCAATAATGCTGGCTATTACGGGCCAAAAGGATACAGCTTTGGTCATACCGATATCGACGAGTGGCGCAAAGTACTTGAAATTAACACCATCGCGCCACTCAAACTCGTTGAAGCACTTTTCCCCAATCTACAAAGAGGTCAGCTCAAAAAGATCGCCTGCCTCTCTTCTAAAGTGGGTAGCATGACGGAAAATACGTCGGGTGGTGGTTATATTTACCGCTCATCCAAAGCCGCGCTTAACTCGGTAGTGAAAAGCCTGAGTAACGACCTTTCCAGTCAAGGTTTCACCGTTTTAGCGCTTCACCCAGGTTGGGTACAAACAGAAATGGGCGGGCCAAACGCGTTAATTGATACGCAAACCTCTGCCGCGGGACTGGTTGAAGTTATCGAGAGCGCCGATATCAGCCGCTCTGGTAAATTTATCAACTATGATGGCAGCGCACTTCCTTGGTAA
- a CDS encoding histone deacetylase has translation MIPLIYHSIYSELPLPQGHRYPIHKYRLLFNEIEKVRFRDEQWRTFFHYCKPQALTPDEVIKTHCKQYVSELFSGHLPAARMRRIGFPWSECLIERTLTSAGGTCLTAEKAIEHGVAIHLSGGYHHAHYDFGSGFCLLNDLVLAAKRALTYESIDKVLIVDSDVHHGDGTATLCADHDDIVTLSFHCDKNFPARKPDSDMDVALPRETCDEEFLSSFASVVEMAINLHQPDLILYDAGVDIHQDDELGYFNVSTQAIYQRDVAMFELAKTNSLPIGCVVGGGYRTDHSELVPIHMQLLNAAFQVYGNQ, from the coding sequence ATGATTCCACTGATTTATCACTCCATCTACTCAGAGCTGCCGTTACCTCAAGGTCACCGATACCCGATCCATAAGTACCGACTGTTATTCAATGAAATCGAAAAAGTGCGTTTTCGTGACGAGCAGTGGCGAACATTTTTTCACTATTGTAAACCCCAAGCGTTGACCCCTGATGAAGTGATTAAAACGCATTGTAAGCAATACGTGTCTGAACTGTTTTCTGGCCACCTGCCTGCAGCTCGGATGCGACGTATTGGTTTTCCGTGGAGTGAGTGCCTTATTGAACGTACGTTGACCTCGGCAGGTGGAACTTGCCTGACGGCTGAAAAAGCGATTGAACATGGTGTGGCTATCCACCTAAGTGGCGGATATCACCATGCGCATTATGATTTTGGCAGTGGGTTTTGTTTACTCAATGATTTGGTTTTGGCGGCGAAACGAGCATTAACCTATGAAAGTATCGACAAAGTGCTGATTGTTGATAGTGACGTTCACCATGGTGATGGAACAGCGACATTATGTGCCGATCACGATGACATAGTAACGCTCTCTTTTCATTGTGATAAAAACTTTCCTGCTCGCAAGCCAGACTCTGATATGGATGTGGCTTTACCCCGTGAAACCTGTGATGAAGAGTTTCTTAGCTCGTTTGCCTCAGTTGTCGAAATGGCGATTAATCTGCATCAACCGGATTTGATCCTTTATGATGCGGGCGTGGACATCCATCAAGACGACGAGCTGGGTTACTTCAATGTTTCTACTCAAGCTATTTACCAACGAGACGTTGCCATGTTTGAGCTGGCAAAGACAAACTCACTTCCGATAGGTTGTGTTGTTGGAGGCGGTTATCGAACGGATCACAGTGAATTGGTACCGATCCACATGCAGTTACTCAATGCGGCCTTTCAGGTCTATGGCAATCAATAA
- a CDS encoding NUDIX domain-containing protein, whose amino-acid sequence MEQRIRAAGILIDNDAILLLKVRDFTGEYWIPPGGGMEEGDRSSKDCVVREFKEEAGLDIEAGELICVREFLETHRNRYHSEFFYHVSRYHGEPHIENLAGLNDEEYIQSVQWVPLSELNDKRMYPKELKDKVLELIKTESFSTHLGSYAQGDQEELNQL is encoded by the coding sequence ATGGAACAGAGAATTCGGGCGGCAGGTATACTCATCGACAATGACGCAATACTGCTTTTGAAAGTCAGAGACTTTACAGGAGAGTATTGGATCCCACCGGGTGGTGGCATGGAAGAGGGCGACAGAAGCTCAAAAGATTGCGTCGTGAGGGAATTTAAAGAAGAGGCTGGGCTAGATATTGAAGCCGGAGAACTGATTTGTGTACGTGAGTTTCTTGAAACACACAGAAACCGTTATCACTCCGAATTCTTCTATCATGTCTCACGCTATCATGGTGAGCCTCATATCGAGAACCTTGCAGGGCTTAACGATGAAGAATACATCCAGTCTGTGCAATGGGTGCCATTATCTGAACTGAACGACAAGCGGATGTATCCGAAAGAGCTTAAAGATAAAGTACTGGAACTGATTAAGACCGAGAGCTTTTCTACTCATCTTGGCAGTTACGCGCAAGGGGATCAGGAAGAACTCAATCAGCTATAG